From the genome of Chelmon rostratus isolate fCheRos1 chromosome 1, fCheRos1.pri, whole genome shotgun sequence, one region includes:
- the LOC121605003 gene encoding immunoglobulin-like domain-containing receptor 2 isoform X2: MGRKRKEGDGHPKTLMKSTCGVWIMPKWWIFIVCLTDVLPPRCLGVHVFVRDEKRYAVLFQSVVLPCQYNSVSTQTPVVQWVYKSYCRDRTRDSFSFPDSLSGGLGGGGLTGGTGGVGGGYETGMTASYLDCADSSRTVRTVASISGSSVTLSEYYKNRDISIINKADLRIGEVQWGDSGVYICKVVISDDLEGQNEASVELLVLGFSGVPEDLLPDFDLKIMPEWVFVTAVALGSVLFLLLVGVCWCQCCPHSCCCYVSCWCCPDTCCCPRHLYEAGKGIKTGTSTPQTPAYPPYFVTGVPTMVPIAPPSLVDKMSSVPPSDGSLLTAVPMHAVGVPYRVPSPQDQDSLRVLQYVEKQLAHFNPARSTSHQSCSLSELSSLHEGDSGFRQTFRNVQKKALPAIPDHDPQPEPQRFREVRSPEPQRYRDNPPSPQRYHDDPDSEPRRCQDEPLPPRRYSDDPPSSSQSRRLGRNQRQQNHSEEENHSRWNPRSEHLHRKTYRAAGRTGSLDELEEFAACYKQRGGRGAEKREEERGDYEMELLEFSRYPSYRDCPPQHYHSDENELEDCSDREDHPRRNKKNGHFISPLQSPKKRRGTWDSERPVPPPPRVSPPSASSQEKDYDGTFLNSLLERKAKLRGVGMGKSGARGEEDSDTPSKSSSKKSSGESSRHCSRSPSNRPEADSLSPYSDTERSRTDRPSPRPPPANTRSSQPPGHSLPGRREEPRDKTRKVSTLLSRDSLIV, encoded by the exons ATGGGACGAAAGAGGAAAGAAGGCGACGGTCATCCGAAAACTTTGATGAAATCCACCTGCGGGGTTTGGATAATGCCGAAGTGGTGGATTTTTATCGTTTGTCTGACAG ATGTCCTCCCTCCCCGCTGCTTGGGGGTTCACGTGTTTGTGAGAGATGAGAAGAGGTATGCTGTGCTGTTCCAGTCAGTGGTCCTGCCCTGCCAGTACAACAGCGTGTCCACACAGACCCCCGTAGTGCAGTGGGTCTACAAGTCGTACTGCCGCGACCGCACGCGTGATTCGTTCAGCTTCCCCGACAGCCTGAGTGGAGGCCTGGGAGGAGGCGGGCTGACGGGTGGAACCGGAGGAGTCGGTGGAGGGTATGAGACTGGGATGACGGCGAGCTACCTCGACTGCGCTGACAGCAGCCGGACCGTCCGAACTGTGGCCTCCATCTCCGGTTCCTCAGTCACGCTGTCCGAGTACTACAAGAACAGAGACATCTCCATCATCAACA AAGCAGACCTGCGCATAGGTGAGGTCCAGTGGGGAGACAGTGGAGTTTACATCTGTAAAGTGGTTATATCGGATGATTTGGAGGGACAGAACGAAGCttctgtggagctgctggttCTTG gtTTCTCAGGTGTGCCTGAAGATCTCCTGCCAGACTTTGATTTGAAGATTATGCCAG AGTGGGTGTTTGTGACGGCGGTGGCGCTGGGCAGTGTCTTATTCCTGCTGTTGGTTGGGGTGTGCTGGTGTCAGTGTTGTCctcactcctgctgctgctacgtcagctgctggtgctgcccCGACACATGCTGCTGCCCTAGACACT TATACGAGGCAGGTAAGGGAATAAAGACGGGCACCTCCACCCCTCAAACGCCTGCCTACCCTCCATACTTTGTCACTGGTGTCCCAACGATGGTCCCCATTGCCCCACCCTCCCTGGTGGACAAGATGTCTTCTGTCCCGCCTTCAGATGGCAGCCTACTCACAGCAG TGCCGATGCATGCTGTAGGGGTGCCCTACCGTGTGCCTTCACCTCAGGATCAGGACTCTCTCAGGGTGCTACAGTATGTAGAGAAACAACTGGCTCACTTCAACCCTGCCAGGTCCACCAGCCACCAGT CCTGCAGTCTGTCCGAGCTGAGCTCCCTCCACGAGGGAGACTCCGGCTTCCGCCAGACATTCCGAAACGTCCAGAAGAAAGCGCTGCCCGCCATCCCAGACCACGACCCTCAGCCTGAACCCCAACGCTTCAGGGAGGTTCGCAGCCCAGAGCCGCAGCGTTACCGTGACAATCCCCCTTCACCGCAACGATATCATGATGACCCCGACTCAGAGCCCCGCCGCTGCCAGGATGAGCCCCTTCCGCCGCGGCGGTACAGCGACGACCCTCCGTCCTCCTCGCAGTCGCGCAGGCTCGGCCGAAATCAACGGCAGCAGAATCACAGCGAGGAGGAAAACCACAGCAG GTGGAACCCTCGTTCAGAACATCTCCACAGGAAGACATACCGTGCTGCAGGACGAACTGGCTCACTGGATGAGCTGGAGGAGTTTGCTGCCTGTTacaagcagagaggaggcagaggggcagagaaaagggaagaagagaggggagacTATGAGATGGAGCTTCTGGAGTTCAGTCGATATCCTTCCTACCGGGATTGTCCACCGCAGCAttatcacagtgatgaaaatgagCTTGAAGACTGCAGCGACCGTGAAGATCATCCCAGACGAAACAAGAAAAATGGACATTTCATAAGTCCACTGCAATCACCAAAAAAGAGGAGGGGCACTTGGGACAGCGAGCGCCCTGTCCCACCTCCTCCCAGAGTCAGTCCACCCTCAGCTTCTTCTCAAGAGAAGGACTACGATGGCACGTTCCTGAACAGCCTGCTGGAGCGTAAGGCTAAGTTGCGAGGGGTCGGCATGGGGAAGAGTGGGGCCCGGGGTGAGGAAGATTCAGACACACCCTCGAAGAGCAGCTCGAAAAAGAGCAGCGGGGAATCGAGTCGGCACTGCAGCCGCTCGCCTAGTAACAGGCCAGAGGCAGATTCTCTGTCTCCTTACTCGGACACAGAGCGGAGCAGAACTGACAGGCCATCTCCACGGCCGCCTCCAGCAAACACTCGCTCCTCTCAACCTCCTGGCCATTCCCTGCCCGGGCGCAGAGAGGAACCCAGAGACAAGACCCGGAAAGTG AGCACTCTTCTGAGCCGGGATTCCCTCATCGTCTGA
- the LOC121611201 gene encoding cell surface A33 antigen-like, which yields MEERISLLTLLCLAVTLLSGVGAIDVNIAKDVYEVARGDNIVLPCIFKPKTTPKLVIISWSVEAPQANAQEMLILTYYSSGAITDIKSAYEGRVSLDVDIAQGKADLKLSSVSLADNKVFECRVQIPGDDEGKTADTARLVVLVAPSTPICKIQGKAEYGQNINLTCVSEEGSPPPTYKWQSRDVKNLPRIPDRRTTDKGGILSLFNISKDTSGYYVCTSENKIRSATCNITLSVMPPSMNIGSTAGIIGGVVAALIILVIVIYCCCCRKKKKEEEYAMGVHEEEYRDKEMARNSESRRADGQEDTQGYDDSSMKNPTVRSERYEERSERDYDHRRDYDDRRSDYNDRRSDYDDRRSDYDDRRSDYDDRRSDYDDRRDRYSDRNERYDDRYDEPYDDRERAPASKPRRRDYDD from the exons ATGGAGGAGAGGATTTCTCTCTTGACGCTGCTGTGTCTGg cTGTAACACTGTTGTCAGGTGTTGGTGCCATCGATGTGAACATCGCGAAAGATGTGTACGAGGTTGCCAGGGGTGACAACATCGTGCTGCCCTGCATCTTTAAACCCAAAACCACTCCCAAACTAGTTATCATCTCATGGTCTGTTGAGGCTCCACAAGCTAATGCTCAAGAG ATGCTGATCCTGACTTATTACTCTTCTGGTGCAATTACTGACATCAAATCGGCATACGAAGGTCGGGTGTCCCTGGATGTGGACATTGCCCAGGGAAAGGCTGACCTTAAACTGTCCTCCGTCTCGCTAGCAGACAACAAGGTGTTCGAGTGTCGTGTCCAGATCCCGGGTGACGATGAGGGCAAGACGGCCGACACGGCACGTTTGGTGGTTCTCG TTGCTCCTTCTACACCAATTTGTAAGATTCAGGGAAAAGCAGAGTACGGCCAGAACATCAACCTGACCTGTGTGTCTGAGGAGGGCTCCCCGCCACCCACTTATAAGTGGCAAAGTCGAGATGTCAAGAACCTGCCTCGGATTCCAGATCGCAGAACGACCGACA agGGAGGCATCCTGTCTCTTTTCAACATCTCCAAAGACACATCAGGATACTACGTGTGCACCTCAGAAAACAAGATCCGCTCTGCTACCTGCAACATCACCCTCTCAGTCATGCCAC CTTCCATGAACATTGGCTCCACTGCAGGGATCATTGGTGGAGTGGTCGCCGCGTTGATCATACTCGTCATCGTCatctactgctgctgctgcaggaagaagaagaaagaggaggaataCGCCATGgg AGTTCATGAGGAGGAGTACCGCGACAAAGAGATGGCTCGAAATAGCGAGAGTCGCCGTGCCGATGGTCAAGAGGACACACAAGGTTACGATGACTCCAGTATGAAGAACCCTACTGTACGCAGCGAGCGCTACGAGGAACGGAGTGAGCGTGACTACGACCACCGCAGGGATTACGATGACCGCCGCAGCGATTACAATGACCGGCGCAGCGACTACGATGACCGCCGCAGCGACTACGATGACCGCCGCAGTGACTACGATGACCGCCGCAGCGACTACGACGACCGGCGTGACAGGTACAGTGACCGCAATGAGCGCTACGACGATCGCTATGATGAGCCCTATGATGATCGCGAACGTGCGCCTGCCAGTAAGCCCCGGAGGAGGGACTACGACGACTGA
- the LOC121605003 gene encoding immunoglobulin-like domain-containing receptor 2 isoform X1, with amino-acid sequence MGRKRKEGDGHPKTLMKSTCGVWIMPKWWIFIVCLTDVLPPRCLGVHVFVRDEKRYAVLFQSVVLPCQYNSVSTQTPVVQWVYKSYCRDRTRDSFSFPDSLSGGLGGGGLTGGTGGVGGGYETGMTASYLDCADSSRTVRTVASISGSSVTLSEYYKNRDISIINKADLRIGEVQWGDSGVYICKVVISDDLEGQNEASVELLVLEWVFVTAVALGSVLFLLLVGVCWCQCCPHSCCCYVSCWCCPDTCCCPRHLYEAGKGIKTGTSTPQTPAYPPYFVTGVPTMVPIAPPSLVDKMSSVPPSDGSLLTAVPMHAVGVPYRVPSPQDQDSLRVLQYVEKQLAHFNPARSTSHQSCSLSELSSLHEGDSGFRQTFRNVQKKALPAIPDHDPQPEPQRFREVRSPEPQRYRDNPPSPQRYHDDPDSEPRRCQDEPLPPRRYSDDPPSSSQSRRLGRNQRQQNHSEEENHSRWNPRSEHLHRKTYRAAGRTGSLDELEEFAACYKQRGGRGAEKREEERGDYEMELLEFSRYPSYRDCPPQHYHSDENELEDCSDREDHPRRNKKNGHFISPLQSPKKRRGTWDSERPVPPPPRVSPPSASSQEKDYDGTFLNSLLERKAKLRGVGMGKSGARGEEDSDTPSKSSSKKSSGESSRHCSRSPSNRPEADSLSPYSDTERSRTDRPSPRPPPANTRSSQPPGHSLPGRREEPRDKTRKVSTLLSRDSLIV; translated from the exons ATGGGACGAAAGAGGAAAGAAGGCGACGGTCATCCGAAAACTTTGATGAAATCCACCTGCGGGGTTTGGATAATGCCGAAGTGGTGGATTTTTATCGTTTGTCTGACAG ATGTCCTCCCTCCCCGCTGCTTGGGGGTTCACGTGTTTGTGAGAGATGAGAAGAGGTATGCTGTGCTGTTCCAGTCAGTGGTCCTGCCCTGCCAGTACAACAGCGTGTCCACACAGACCCCCGTAGTGCAGTGGGTCTACAAGTCGTACTGCCGCGACCGCACGCGTGATTCGTTCAGCTTCCCCGACAGCCTGAGTGGAGGCCTGGGAGGAGGCGGGCTGACGGGTGGAACCGGAGGAGTCGGTGGAGGGTATGAGACTGGGATGACGGCGAGCTACCTCGACTGCGCTGACAGCAGCCGGACCGTCCGAACTGTGGCCTCCATCTCCGGTTCCTCAGTCACGCTGTCCGAGTACTACAAGAACAGAGACATCTCCATCATCAACA AAGCAGACCTGCGCATAGGTGAGGTCCAGTGGGGAGACAGTGGAGTTTACATCTGTAAAGTGGTTATATCGGATGATTTGGAGGGACAGAACGAAGCttctgtggagctgctggttCTTG AGTGGGTGTTTGTGACGGCGGTGGCGCTGGGCAGTGTCTTATTCCTGCTGTTGGTTGGGGTGTGCTGGTGTCAGTGTTGTCctcactcctgctgctgctacgtcagctgctggtgctgcccCGACACATGCTGCTGCCCTAGACACT TATACGAGGCAGGTAAGGGAATAAAGACGGGCACCTCCACCCCTCAAACGCCTGCCTACCCTCCATACTTTGTCACTGGTGTCCCAACGATGGTCCCCATTGCCCCACCCTCCCTGGTGGACAAGATGTCTTCTGTCCCGCCTTCAGATGGCAGCCTACTCACAGCAG TGCCGATGCATGCTGTAGGGGTGCCCTACCGTGTGCCTTCACCTCAGGATCAGGACTCTCTCAGGGTGCTACAGTATGTAGAGAAACAACTGGCTCACTTCAACCCTGCCAGGTCCACCAGCCACCAGT CCTGCAGTCTGTCCGAGCTGAGCTCCCTCCACGAGGGAGACTCCGGCTTCCGCCAGACATTCCGAAACGTCCAGAAGAAAGCGCTGCCCGCCATCCCAGACCACGACCCTCAGCCTGAACCCCAACGCTTCAGGGAGGTTCGCAGCCCAGAGCCGCAGCGTTACCGTGACAATCCCCCTTCACCGCAACGATATCATGATGACCCCGACTCAGAGCCCCGCCGCTGCCAGGATGAGCCCCTTCCGCCGCGGCGGTACAGCGACGACCCTCCGTCCTCCTCGCAGTCGCGCAGGCTCGGCCGAAATCAACGGCAGCAGAATCACAGCGAGGAGGAAAACCACAGCAG GTGGAACCCTCGTTCAGAACATCTCCACAGGAAGACATACCGTGCTGCAGGACGAACTGGCTCACTGGATGAGCTGGAGGAGTTTGCTGCCTGTTacaagcagagaggaggcagaggggcagagaaaagggaagaagagaggggagacTATGAGATGGAGCTTCTGGAGTTCAGTCGATATCCTTCCTACCGGGATTGTCCACCGCAGCAttatcacagtgatgaaaatgagCTTGAAGACTGCAGCGACCGTGAAGATCATCCCAGACGAAACAAGAAAAATGGACATTTCATAAGTCCACTGCAATCACCAAAAAAGAGGAGGGGCACTTGGGACAGCGAGCGCCCTGTCCCACCTCCTCCCAGAGTCAGTCCACCCTCAGCTTCTTCTCAAGAGAAGGACTACGATGGCACGTTCCTGAACAGCCTGCTGGAGCGTAAGGCTAAGTTGCGAGGGGTCGGCATGGGGAAGAGTGGGGCCCGGGGTGAGGAAGATTCAGACACACCCTCGAAGAGCAGCTCGAAAAAGAGCAGCGGGGAATCGAGTCGGCACTGCAGCCGCTCGCCTAGTAACAGGCCAGAGGCAGATTCTCTGTCTCCTTACTCGGACACAGAGCGGAGCAGAACTGACAGGCCATCTCCACGGCCGCCTCCAGCAAACACTCGCTCCTCTCAACCTCCTGGCCATTCCCTGCCCGGGCGCAGAGAGGAACCCAGAGACAAGACCCGGAAAGTG AGCACTCTTCTGAGCCGGGATTCCCTCATCGTCTGA